CTCGAGCAGGTGAACATGGTCGAGGCTTTGCGGTTGTGGCTGATGAAGTACGTGCATTAGCCAATAGAACGCAATCGTCTACCAATGAAATTAATAAAATTATTAGCCTAATTCAGACGGGTATTCAATCGGTTATCAGCAGTATTACTAACACACAACAACAGTCTGCTCAGCTGCAATCTAAAGCTGTGCAATCTAGTGATGCTATTATCGAAATTTTAATCCTTATCGATAATATCAGTAGCATGACAGCGCAACTCGCTAGCGCTACCGAAGAACAGGCATTAGTCACCGAAGACATTAATGTCAACGTTAATACTATTTCTGAACTCACCGAACTGTCGTTAACGGCCAATGAAACCCATAGCCAAGCAGCGCAATCATTACAAACAATTAGTGTTGATATGAGCCAAACGTTAAGGCAGTTTAAAATCTAATGTATCTTACTCTTAGTGCCGGTTAATGATAATTGGCGCTAAGAGGTAATGTCGCCTTTTGCCTTGGTGCATTGTTGCAAGGATGAATATGTGAAAAGGTAAATATCCGAGCAGGTAAAAACTTTGCCTCTAGCATCACTTTTAGCAATGTTCACTTTAGGGTATATTGTGCTCATCGGATTAAATACCTGAACGATTTAGCCCAAATATGACTGTGCCTTATGGTGATTTTTATTAGGCATCTATTTGAACTGTTTAGATATATAAGTATTTAGTTGTCATTCGTTATTGAGTATTTTATCTATGTATCAAAAAACGGTTACCATTGTTGCCCCTCATGGCATTCATACTCGTCCTGCTGCTTTATTAGTCAAAGAAGCTAAAGCATTTGCCTGTGACGTTATGGTAGAGTGTAATGGCAAGCAAGCTAGTGCTAAAAGTTTGTTTAAATTACAAACATTAGGCTTATATCAAGGTGTATCTGTAACGGTATTTGCTTCAGGTGAACATGGCCAAGCAGCCGTTGATAAAATCGCCTCACTGCTGATTACGCTCAGTTAATGAAGATCATTAATTAGGATCGATAGTTAGGACCGATAATTAGGACTGGTAATATTAGGCTGATCATTAATTAGCACAGCCATCGTTAATAGGACAACGTTATGTCAATCAATGGAATCGTTGTATCTGCTGGCATCGCTTTTGGTAAAGCACTGACTATCACCACCCAACTACCACCACTGGATTTTAAACTGCTTTCTCTTGAACAAATTGACCAACAGCAACTACAGCTAACACAAGCCATTACTCATCTCGTTGCTCATTTACAACATTGCCAACATCATCTGTGTCCAGATTGTGATCATTTCCAACTTATTGATAGCGACATAATGCTGCTCGAAGATGAGGAACTACAACAGCAACTACATCAACACATAAGTCAATTTAGAGTCTGTGCCGCCGTTGCGGTTGATCGGATTTTTAATCAGCATGCAGCAGAAATGTCGGCTTTAGATGATCCTTATCTGGCTAATCGTAGCGGCGATATTATTTGCTTAGCTAAGCGCTTAACGAGTGCATTACATGGCCATTTACAATGGGATTTATCTACCCTTTCAGAAGACACCATATTACTGGCTGATGACCTAACTCCCGCTGAATTTGCCATATTACCATTAACTCACATTACTGGGCTTATTCTCGAATCGGGCGGCTTAACAAGTCACACAGCTATTTTGGCTCGAGCGGCAGGTATACCAGCATTACTTAATTACCAATTCTCACAAATAAAAGATGCGATTGAAGATGGTACACAAATCGTTTTAGATGGGATGTCTGGTGAGTTACATATTGCCCCGTCAGTTCAACTTTTTGATCAACTAAAGCAAAAACAACAACAAGAATTGCTGCGTCGCCAGGCATTAATGATTTATAAAGATCAACCCAGCCAAACGCGTGATGGTCATCAAGTCACTTTGCTGGCCAATGTGGGCAACTTGAATGAAATATCTCATGTAACCGATGTGGGTGCTCAAGGCATTGGCCTGTTTCGGACCGAATTCTTATTGATGAATGCCAAAGCTCTACCAAATGAGCAGCAACAATATAAACTCTATAGCGATGCGCTTCATAGCTTACAAGGTGAAATACTGACCATTCGCACCTTTGATATTGGCGCTGATAAAGAAATACCTTGCTTGGCGCAAAACAACGAAGAGAACCCCGCACTCGGCATCCGTGGTATTCGCTATAGTTTGGCGAATCCAGACACCTTTATCACTCAAGTAAAAGCAATACTTCGGGCAGCTAAGCATGGCCAAGTTCGATTAATGTTCCCCATGGTTAGTCAGGTAGAAGAACTTGAGGCCGCCTTTTTACTAATTGAACATGCTAAAGCAGAGTTAAATCAACAACAAAAAGGCTTTGGTAATCTGAGTTATGGTATTGTCGTTGAAACCCCTGCTGCTGTATTAAACCTACCAAGTATGTTGCCACTGCTTGACTTTGTTAGTATTGGCACCAATGACTTGACCCAATATACTTTAGCTGCAGACCGCACTAATCCGCATTTAGCAAAGCAATACCCATCATTGTCACCCGCTGTTATCCAATTAATGGTCATCACCATTAATCACTGTAAACAGGCTAACGTTAAGGTCTCTTTATGTGGTGAACTTGGTAGCGATCCTCAGGTCTTACCTCTATTAGTTGGACTTGGACTTGATGAGTTGAGTATTAATCCGGCTAATTTATTAGATGTAAAAGTGGCTCTGATTGAAGGGAATTACACTAAATTTGTTAACCATGCACAACACATCGCTTTGTTAACTCGTATTACTGATATTCGTAAAGCCATTAACGTTTTTGCACTCGATGGTGATTAATCTCACGAATAAAGTTGGTAAAGTTTGCAGAGCCGTTTACAATTAACCGCATAAAAATATTAATAAAAGAGGCTAGTTCTTATGGGATTTTTAAGCCGTATTCGACGACTTATTTCAGGTCAACCACCATTAACAGGGGGTATCGCTATTTATGCCCCCGTATCGGGTGATATTGTTGCAATAGAAAAAGTACCCGACGTAGTATTTGCTGAGAAAATTGTTGGTGATGGCATTGCTATCGACCCTAAAGGCGAATTTATTGTCGCCCCAATTGATGGCACTATCGGTAAAATTTTTGAAACTAATCACGCATTTAGCATCGAATCACCGCAAGGACTAGAATTGTTTGTTCATTTTGGTGTTGGCACTGTTGAGCTAAGGGGCAATGGTTTTAAACGTTTAGCCGAAGAAGGCCAACAAGTTAAAGCGGGTGAACCTATCTTATCATTTGATTTGGCTTATTTACGCGGTAAAGTTGACAGCCTGTTAACCCCTGTGGTGCTGGCCAATATGGAAGATGTTAAACAATTAGATAAGGCTCAGGGTAGTGTCATTGCTGGTAAAGATATTATTTTTACCGTGCAAATGTAATTTTACTCAGAGTAACTCTATTTGTGGGGCATAATTAACCACTTTATTTACCTCGTATAGCCAGTGGTTATTGCCAATGCTTAGCGACACATTAATATGCAACCTCAGGCTTAAGTTAGCCTAGGTTGCATATTATGAAATCTTTTCAAAACACCTTCTTCAGCTTGTTCAAGCCGCTTCACAATGCCACAATGTTAATATTATCACGGTTAACTAAGGCTGCTTTTTCAGGCTCATCTTGAGAGCTAAATCTTAACGTTACAATCCAATAGACATTAATGGAGTACTCTTTTGACTTTATATGGCATAAAAAATTGCGATACCGTTCGCAAAGCGCGCAAATGGCTTGAAGCCGAAAAAATTGAATACACATTCCATGATTTCCGTGAAGACGGCCTCAGCGAAGCAACCGTTGCACAGTGGGCTAATGTCGTTGGTTGGGAAACCTTATTTAACAAACGCAGTACCAGTTTTCGGGGGTTAACTGACGCCGAAAAAATTGATATATCAGAAGACAAAGCAATTACTTTAATGGTGCAACATCCAACATTGATTAAGCGTCCCGTCCTCGTCAACAACGATAAATTACTGGTTGGTTTTAACCTAGCTCAATACCAAGCGTGGTTCGCATAATGAATAATGATGTAGTTGAATTAGCAAAAGATCTGATATCACGTCCATCGGTAACACCGTTAGATGAAGGTTGCCAAAATTTAATGGCCAATCGACTTGCTGCTATTGGTTTTAATATTGAACCTATGGTGTTTGAAGACACCACCAATATGTGGGCAAGACGGGGAAATAGCGATCCTGTTTTTTGTTTTGCAGGCCATACCGATGTTGTTCCTACTGGCGACCTTAACCGCTGGCACACCCCTCCGTTCGAGCCAACCATTATTGATAATTATCTTCATGGTCGCGGCGCAGCAGACATGAAAGGATCGTTAGCGGCAATGATTGTGGCTACCGAACGATTTATCGCTAAACACCCCAATCACAATGGTTCTATCGCTTACTTAATTACCAGTGATGAAGAAGGTCCGTTTATTAACGGTACCACTCGCGTTATTGATACCCTCGAAGCACGAAATGAAAAACTAACTTGGGCGTTAGTAGGCGAGCCTTCCTCAACACACAAGTTGGGTGATGTGGTTAAAAATGGTCGCCGCGGAAGCTTAACGGGCAACTTAACCGTTAATGGCATTCAAGGCCATGTCGCTTACCCTCATCTTGCCGACAACCCAATCCACAAAGCTATGCCAGCATTAACAGAACTGGCGCAAATGCATTGGGATAGCGGTAATGAGTTTTTCCCACCAACCAGTTTCCAAATAGCTAATGTTAATGGCGGTACGGGGGCATCAAATGTAATCCCGGGCGAGTTACAAGTGATGTTTAACTTCCGT
This region of Shewanella livingstonensis genomic DNA includes:
- a CDS encoding HPr family phosphocarrier protein, whose translation is MYQKTVTIVAPHGIHTRPAALLVKEAKAFACDVMVECNGKQASAKSLFKLQTLGLYQGVSVTVFASGEHGQAAVDKIASLLITLS
- the ptsP gene encoding phosphoenolpyruvate--protein phosphotransferase, whose protein sequence is MSINGIVVSAGIAFGKALTITTQLPPLDFKLLSLEQIDQQQLQLTQAITHLVAHLQHCQHHLCPDCDHFQLIDSDIMLLEDEELQQQLHQHISQFRVCAAVAVDRIFNQHAAEMSALDDPYLANRSGDIICLAKRLTSALHGHLQWDLSTLSEDTILLADDLTPAEFAILPLTHITGLILESGGLTSHTAILARAAGIPALLNYQFSQIKDAIEDGTQIVLDGMSGELHIAPSVQLFDQLKQKQQQELLRRQALMIYKDQPSQTRDGHQVTLLANVGNLNEISHVTDVGAQGIGLFRTEFLLMNAKALPNEQQQYKLYSDALHSLQGEILTIRTFDIGADKEIPCLAQNNEENPALGIRGIRYSLANPDTFITQVKAILRAAKHGQVRLMFPMVSQVEELEAAFLLIEHAKAELNQQQKGFGNLSYGIVVETPAAVLNLPSMLPLLDFVSIGTNDLTQYTLAADRTNPHLAKQYPSLSPAVIQLMVITINHCKQANVKVSLCGELGSDPQVLPLLVGLGLDELSINPANLLDVKVALIEGNYTKFVNHAQHIALLTRITDIRKAINVFALDGD
- the crr gene encoding PTS glucose transporter subunit IIA, producing MGFLSRIRRLISGQPPLTGGIAIYAPVSGDIVAIEKVPDVVFAEKIVGDGIAIDPKGEFIVAPIDGTIGKIFETNHAFSIESPQGLELFVHFGVGTVELRGNGFKRLAEEGQQVKAGEPILSFDLAYLRGKVDSLLTPVVLANMEDVKQLDKAQGSVIAGKDIIFTVQM
- the dapE gene encoding succinyl-diaminopimelate desuccinylase gives rise to the protein MNNDVVELAKDLISRPSVTPLDEGCQNLMANRLAAIGFNIEPMVFEDTTNMWARRGNSDPVFCFAGHTDVVPTGDLNRWHTPPFEPTIIDNYLHGRGAADMKGSLAAMIVATERFIAKHPNHNGSIAYLITSDEEGPFINGTTRVIDTLEARNEKLTWALVGEPSSTHKLGDVVKNGRRGSLTGNLTVNGIQGHVAYPHLADNPIHKAMPALTELAQMHWDSGNEFFPPTSFQIANVNGGTGASNVIPGELQVMFNFRYSTEVTAEDLIKRVVSIFDAHGLDYNINWVFNGLPFLTGDGPLLDATREAIREVTGYETDPQTSGGTSDGRFIAPTGAQVLELGPVNATIHKVNECVNVTDLEILANCYERILEKLLCK
- a CDS encoding ArsC family reductase; translated protein: MTLYGIKNCDTVRKARKWLEAEKIEYTFHDFREDGLSEATVAQWANVVGWETLFNKRSTSFRGLTDAEKIDISEDKAITLMVQHPTLIKRPVLVNNDKLLVGFNLAQYQAWFA